In Thalassoglobus sp. JC818, a single window of DNA contains:
- a CDS encoding sugar ABC transporter ATP-binding protein — MQEPELAIEFRDVTKRFPGVIALENVSFDVRRGEFHSICGENGAGKSTLMKILSGVLTDYEGELFVSGERVSLTGTRAAEEIGISIIHQELNLVEELSVSANIFLGREISHGWFLNDGAMDSAASNLFQQLDCDISARELVRQLRVGDQQLVEIAKALSLKSDILIMDEPTSALTETEVERLFRVIQKLRDDGVTILYISHKMEEVFRLSDRITVLRDGKHVQTLNREETNPQEITHLMVGREIESVKLGANRAVGETILEVKNLSLPWPGHAREWRLKDVSFSLRRGEVVGFAGLMGAGRTELLEALFGASETPPQGEILLRGDAVHFEHPADAKAAGIAMVTEDRKRLGLFQQMSVRENITVCTLDESSVSGMIQPGREQTAARESISELGVKTASAETPITALSGGNQQKCIIARWLRTNPDVLLLDDPTRGVDVGAKAELYQVIDKLCRDGLAIIVTSSELPELITLCDRILVLCEGRLTGELTSDEFSEERIMEFATEMNC; from the coding sequence ATGCAAGAGCCTGAGCTTGCGATTGAATTCCGCGACGTCACTAAGCGGTTTCCGGGTGTCATTGCACTCGAGAACGTTTCGTTCGATGTGCGACGCGGCGAGTTTCATTCGATCTGCGGAGAAAATGGAGCTGGTAAAAGCACTCTCATGAAAATTCTCTCCGGAGTTCTGACCGACTACGAGGGAGAATTATTCGTCTCGGGCGAGCGAGTCTCACTGACTGGAACCCGGGCTGCCGAGGAAATTGGCATCAGCATTATTCATCAGGAACTAAATCTGGTGGAAGAGCTGAGTGTGTCAGCGAATATTTTCCTCGGACGGGAAATCTCACACGGCTGGTTCCTCAACGATGGAGCTATGGACTCGGCAGCGTCAAACCTGTTTCAGCAACTTGACTGCGACATCTCCGCCCGCGAGCTTGTTCGACAATTGCGAGTCGGCGATCAACAGCTTGTGGAAATTGCCAAAGCCTTGTCGTTGAAATCTGACATTCTCATCATGGATGAGCCGACGAGCGCGCTGACGGAAACGGAAGTTGAACGGCTGTTTCGCGTCATACAGAAGCTTCGCGACGACGGCGTCACCATCCTCTATATCTCCCACAAAATGGAGGAAGTTTTTCGTCTCTCTGACCGAATCACCGTTCTGCGCGACGGCAAACATGTTCAGACATTGAACCGAGAAGAGACCAATCCTCAAGAAATTACACACCTGATGGTGGGACGCGAGATCGAATCGGTCAAACTCGGTGCGAATCGTGCGGTTGGAGAAACGATCCTCGAAGTGAAAAATCTGTCGCTTCCATGGCCCGGGCATGCGCGAGAATGGAGACTCAAGGACGTTTCATTTTCTCTGCGCCGGGGTGAAGTCGTGGGCTTCGCCGGATTGATGGGGGCAGGGCGAACGGAACTCCTCGAAGCGCTGTTCGGTGCGAGCGAAACTCCTCCTCAAGGAGAAATTCTCCTCCGTGGAGATGCTGTTCACTTCGAACATCCGGCAGATGCGAAGGCTGCAGGGATTGCGATGGTCACCGAAGATCGCAAACGTCTGGGGCTGTTTCAGCAGATGTCCGTGCGGGAGAACATCACCGTCTGCACACTCGATGAGTCTTCTGTGAGTGGCATGATTCAACCGGGTCGCGAGCAGACAGCGGCTCGCGAGTCCATCTCCGAATTGGGAGTGAAGACAGCTTCAGCCGAAACACCAATCACAGCGCTCTCCGGCGGGAATCAGCAGAAGTGCATCATCGCACGCTGGCTGAGAACCAATCCCGATGTTCTCCTGCTGGATGACCCCACAAGGGGCGTCGATGTGGGAGCAAAGGCGGAGTTGTATCAGGTGATCGATAAACTGTGCCGCGACGGTTTGGCCATCATTGTGACATCCAGCGAGCTTCCGGAACTGATCACTCTCTGCGATCGAATTCTCGTTCTTTGCGAAGGTCGCCTCACCGGAGAACTCACCAGCGATGAGTTCTCCGAAGAGCGAATTATGGAATTCGCCACCGAAATGAACTGCTGA
- a CDS encoding serine hydrolase domain-containing protein, with protein MPEFDAKFPTTLKVIEQGIEREHHLGVQIYISRNNETLLDDAVGENRIGDPMTNETLSLWLSSGKPLTAAAIMQLVDRSKIDIEQTVASIVPEFAEKGKEALTIRQLLTHTAGLRPVSTGWPQQEWDDILAKICGASLRMNWVPGERGGYDPARSWFVLGEIIRRIDGRGVDQYVREEILEPLGMLDCWMSMPSSIHNAYGLRIGIMYTVLDGDLKATHGHREDYCTSPSPGGSLRGPVCQLGKFYEMLLANGLSASGERILSEEAVEVMTRRQREGMFDETFQHKLDFGLGVIVNSNRYGAETVPYGFGRYASENSFGHGGAQSSIGFADPEHGLVVAAVANGCPGEEIHNERFRELNSAIYQDLGLAG; from the coding sequence ATGCCTGAGTTTGATGCCAAATTCCCAACGACTCTCAAGGTCATCGAACAGGGAATCGAACGCGAACACCATCTCGGTGTTCAGATTTACATTTCGCGAAACAACGAAACACTTCTCGATGACGCTGTCGGTGAGAATCGCATTGGGGATCCGATGACCAATGAGACGTTGTCTCTCTGGCTCTCATCGGGAAAGCCGCTGACAGCTGCGGCGATTATGCAACTGGTGGACCGCTCGAAAATCGACATCGAACAAACCGTCGCCAGCATCGTTCCAGAGTTCGCTGAAAAAGGGAAAGAGGCTCTGACGATTCGGCAACTGCTCACGCACACAGCAGGATTGCGACCGGTCTCGACTGGCTGGCCTCAGCAGGAATGGGATGACATTCTCGCAAAGATCTGCGGGGCATCGCTGCGGATGAACTGGGTTCCCGGAGAACGGGGAGGGTACGATCCCGCTCGTTCGTGGTTTGTGTTGGGAGAGATTATCCGGCGTATCGACGGACGTGGAGTCGACCAGTACGTTCGCGAAGAGATCCTCGAACCTCTCGGAATGCTCGATTGCTGGATGTCGATGCCTTCATCGATCCACAACGCTTACGGCTTGCGAATTGGGATCATGTACACCGTTCTCGATGGTGACCTCAAAGCCACTCATGGCCATCGAGAAGACTACTGTACTTCGCCTTCCCCCGGTGGCAGCTTACGCGGTCCAGTCTGCCAACTGGGTAAGTTTTACGAGATGCTTCTGGCGAACGGGCTCAGTGCTTCAGGCGAAAGAATCCTTTCGGAAGAGGCTGTCGAAGTCATGACCCGTCGACAGCGTGAAGGGATGTTCGATGAAACGTTTCAACACAAGCTGGACTTCGGACTCGGTGTGATCGTCAACTCAAATCGCTACGGAGCAGAAACAGTTCCTTACGGATTCGGTCGATATGCCAGCGAGAACAGCTTCGGTCACGGGGGAGCCCAGTCGTCGATTGGGTTCGCTGACCCCGAGCATGGACTGGTCGTTGCAGCAGTGGCGAATGGTTGTCCTGGGGAAGAAATTCACAACGAACGCTTCCGCGAACTGAACTCCGCGATCTATCAAGACTTGGGCCTGGCAGGGTAA
- a CDS encoding A24 family peptidase, with protein sequence MSVLEVINDFGFLSLPVWLWGVIGGVATAVLTCLGVRRSLSDFGLPYDRWPLLSSIVNGLLGAALVVCVLGFQSQTTPEVIPSEAGRNLRLIGHLTLLVLLMMVSVTDLRTYSILDWNCKVGILLGVSLAFLSGDTQLAHLWVDWNQEVPQLRGPYLPAWLSAHPHLHGLTWSVVGVFTGGILAWGTRWISARLLGQPALGSGDILLMGMIGAFLGWQPTLIAYVLAPVLALVIGLIIQVTSNRPAIPYGPFLALGAVVVLFCWQPIWMLEIPLTLAENPGRGSIFAMRRFFGDPVSMAITAGLSVGLLVIMLSLLRYYKSLSFVDANSE encoded by the coding sequence GTGTCGGTTCTGGAAGTGATCAATGACTTCGGTTTCCTCAGCTTGCCTGTTTGGCTGTGGGGAGTCATCGGAGGTGTGGCGACGGCAGTTCTAACTTGCCTGGGAGTTCGAAGGTCACTGTCGGATTTTGGGCTGCCGTACGATCGATGGCCGTTGCTTTCGTCGATTGTGAATGGCCTGCTGGGAGCCGCTCTGGTTGTTTGCGTTTTGGGATTTCAAAGCCAAACGACTCCAGAGGTCATTCCCTCTGAAGCGGGACGCAACCTGCGACTCATCGGGCACCTGACTCTGCTTGTCCTACTGATGATGGTGAGCGTCACCGACTTGCGGACGTATTCAATCCTCGACTGGAACTGCAAGGTTGGAATTTTGCTGGGAGTGAGTCTGGCGTTTCTGTCGGGAGATACTCAGCTCGCGCATTTGTGGGTCGACTGGAATCAGGAAGTTCCGCAATTGAGAGGTCCGTATCTTCCAGCTTGGCTCTCTGCGCATCCCCACCTGCATGGCCTCACCTGGAGTGTTGTCGGCGTTTTCACCGGGGGGATTCTGGCTTGGGGAACACGTTGGATCTCCGCTCGACTTCTCGGACAACCAGCTTTGGGGTCAGGCGACATTCTGCTCATGGGCATGATTGGAGCGTTTCTCGGCTGGCAACCGACGCTGATCGCTTACGTGCTGGCCCCGGTTTTAGCACTCGTGATTGGCTTGATTATTCAGGTCACGAGCAATCGCCCAGCGATTCCTTATGGACCATTTTTGGCACTCGGAGCAGTTGTCGTCCTCTTTTGCTGGCAACCGATCTGGATGCTCGAAATTCCACTCACGCTGGCAGAGAATCCTGGTCGCGGTTCCATATTCGCGATGCGACGATTCTTTGGCGACCCGGTTTCGATGGCAATCACTGCAGGTTTGAGCGTTGGATTGCTCGTCATCATGTTGAGCCTACTTCGCTACTACAAGTCGCTCAGCTTCGTCGACGCAAATTCAGAATGA
- a CDS encoding serine/threonine-protein kinase, which yields MEFLCPICQHPLKFADDDQLETSDVFATLSSVDCPNCGTVHLPDAEVQTRINSAVGVQDNGRIAHFELIRLLGRGGFGSVWLARDVDLNREVALKLPISQREESTSLVHEARVAANLHHPNIVSVYEVGTSDDQIFIASEYIEGLTLRDVLSAGKPKQVLAVEYIAVIANALHHAHMRGVVHRDVKPSNIMINAAGQPVIMDFGLAKNISVEESVSSEGQILGTAKYMSPEQASGKTKETDHRSDIYAMGVILFEMITGFAPFRGNVRAVLHQKIYEEPPSPRSLDPNIPKDLETVCLKCLERDPSKRYASAEEVANELMRFQRGEPILARPVSSAEKLWRWCRRRPGVALLIAGLISSLTFGLVGVSYFWYRSETNAALTDQAYYRSQMRLGAEYEIRGDIDGVKASLSPFGPEQRLADLRGFEWDYLNHRLAPYIGRIKTGTPISEIAISRDGKYVAGVGNQRTVDVWETKTGRLVRTLKIEAGKFLSVEFSPINANLVTGSSDGFVRIWNPILSDQVENETKHGPAVAQVEYSPDGKHFLSRGTRGAVRIWDSRTMENIIEIPTGAKNIVMDVQFSPDGKQLAVGTRDAMTHEGSIQLWQYADRIKQDRLGPVMMLEKIEYTSDGSVIAAGTAGGTIVYLDLAGDQKVETKLIQLGAVGDLGFAHQSNHLMVVASSGNLNVYDPLSHKEVNSVSSHNLSFGCLDQTVDGKVVAVGSGTGDIKLFDTAALVQPSVLWADDFISQSAILPSKSEAILLVGNKSVWRYAYGDSVTSTKIYEADEGILTSLALRPQGDQVVLAGRGTDFIVLDLRDNEIESRIQKLSDLEARVTVSPDGTRLIITDQDGNISMRDWSDLNASLVDVPSDGVIISSAIFSPDGSEFVTAHQDGRVSFWSVESGERLPHSFEVPTPIEALCFLNGGKRLVLGDQRGGIFVWDRGLSGTVKEVTGHTARINAITAFPDEPRFITAGRDRLLTIWDAERIEPITNLYGHEKQVFSISISEDGDTVVSTGLAGDLRLWQGKK from the coding sequence ATGGAGTTCTTGTGTCCGATTTGCCAGCACCCCCTGAAATTTGCCGACGACGATCAACTCGAAACCTCAGATGTCTTCGCAACTCTGTCGAGTGTTGATTGTCCGAACTGCGGAACGGTCCATCTGCCTGACGCGGAAGTCCAGACGCGCATTAACTCCGCAGTGGGAGTGCAAGACAACGGGCGGATTGCTCACTTCGAATTAATTCGACTTCTCGGACGCGGCGGGTTCGGTTCGGTCTGGCTGGCACGAGACGTTGACCTCAACCGCGAAGTCGCGCTTAAGCTTCCAATCTCGCAAAGAGAGGAATCGACGAGTCTCGTCCACGAGGCCCGGGTTGCGGCGAATCTTCATCATCCAAACATCGTTTCGGTCTACGAAGTCGGAACAAGCGACGATCAGATCTTTATTGCCAGCGAGTACATCGAGGGACTGACACTCCGCGACGTGCTGAGTGCCGGCAAGCCAAAGCAGGTGCTCGCCGTTGAGTACATCGCAGTGATCGCCAATGCACTCCATCACGCTCACATGCGTGGAGTCGTTCACCGCGATGTGAAGCCATCGAACATCATGATCAACGCCGCCGGACAACCGGTCATCATGGACTTCGGTCTGGCGAAGAACATTTCGGTGGAAGAGTCCGTGTCGTCCGAAGGGCAGATTCTGGGAACAGCCAAGTACATGTCTCCCGAGCAGGCAAGCGGGAAGACAAAGGAAACCGACCATCGTTCAGACATCTATGCGATGGGGGTGATTCTCTTCGAGATGATTACCGGCTTCGCTCCCTTTCGCGGCAACGTGCGGGCTGTCTTGCATCAGAAAATCTATGAAGAGCCCCCTTCCCCACGGTCACTCGATCCCAACATTCCCAAGGATTTGGAAACGGTTTGCCTGAAGTGTCTCGAACGCGATCCTTCGAAACGCTATGCCTCGGCAGAAGAGGTTGCGAATGAACTCATGCGTTTTCAACGCGGCGAACCAATTCTCGCCCGTCCAGTCTCGTCAGCCGAAAAACTATGGCGATGGTGCCGACGAAGACCAGGAGTGGCCCTTCTCATCGCTGGGTTGATCTCAAGCCTGACGTTCGGCTTGGTCGGCGTGAGTTACTTCTGGTATCGATCTGAGACGAACGCTGCACTCACCGATCAGGCCTACTATCGCTCGCAAATGCGATTGGGAGCGGAGTACGAAATTCGAGGCGACATCGATGGCGTAAAGGCGAGCCTCTCACCGTTTGGACCAGAGCAACGACTTGCCGACCTGCGCGGCTTTGAGTGGGACTATTTGAATCATCGTCTGGCTCCTTACATCGGTCGCATCAAGACCGGAACGCCGATTAGTGAAATCGCGATTTCGCGAGACGGAAAATACGTCGCAGGTGTGGGCAATCAACGCACAGTCGACGTCTGGGAAACAAAGACTGGTCGACTGGTACGAACTCTGAAAATTGAAGCTGGCAAATTTCTTTCTGTCGAGTTTTCTCCGATCAATGCAAACCTGGTGACGGGGTCTTCTGACGGATTCGTGCGCATCTGGAATCCGATTCTCAGCGATCAAGTCGAAAACGAAACCAAGCATGGTCCCGCAGTAGCTCAAGTGGAATACTCTCCGGACGGGAAGCACTTTCTTTCAAGAGGGACACGCGGAGCAGTCCGAATCTGGGACTCACGGACGATGGAGAACATCATCGAGATCCCAACCGGTGCGAAAAACATTGTGATGGATGTGCAGTTTTCACCCGACGGCAAGCAACTCGCTGTCGGAACGCGTGATGCAATGACGCACGAGGGCAGCATTCAGCTCTGGCAATATGCCGACCGGATCAAGCAAGACCGACTCGGACCGGTCATGATGCTCGAAAAAATTGAATACACTTCAGACGGATCCGTGATTGCCGCGGGAACGGCCGGAGGGACGATTGTGTATCTCGATCTGGCTGGGGATCAAAAGGTTGAAACGAAACTGATTCAGCTAGGTGCCGTTGGGGATCTCGGGTTTGCACACCAGTCCAATCACCTGATGGTCGTTGCCAGTTCAGGAAATCTGAATGTTTATGATCCACTTTCACACAAAGAAGTGAACTCGGTCTCAAGTCACAATCTGAGCTTTGGGTGTCTGGACCAGACCGTCGATGGAAAGGTCGTTGCTGTCGGCAGCGGAACCGGTGACATCAAGCTTTTCGACACAGCTGCGCTGGTTCAACCGAGCGTGCTCTGGGCAGATGATTTTATCAGCCAGTCCGCCATTCTCCCGTCAAAGAGCGAGGCAATCCTTCTCGTCGGGAACAAATCGGTTTGGAGATACGCATACGGCGATTCGGTCACTTCCACGAAAATCTATGAAGCCGACGAAGGGATTCTCACTTCGCTTGCACTGAGGCCACAAGGAGACCAGGTCGTCCTCGCCGGACGAGGCACCGATTTCATTGTTCTGGATCTAAGAGATAACGAGATTGAATCACGAATTCAGAAGCTGTCCGATCTCGAAGCTCGCGTTACCGTTTCTCCCGATGGAACGCGACTGATCATTACCGACCAGGATGGAAACATTTCGATGCGAGACTGGTCGGACCTGAATGCCTCCCTCGTTGATGTCCCGTCCGATGGGGTGATCATTTCGTCAGCGATCTTCTCTCCCGATGGAAGCGAGTTCGTCACTGCTCATCAGGATGGACGAGTCAGCTTCTGGAGCGTCGAAAGCGGAGAGCGACTTCCGCACTCGTTTGAAGTTCCGACTCCGATCGAAGCATTGTGTTTTCTGAACGGAGGAAAACGTCTCGTGCTGGGTGATCAACGAGGAGGGATTTTTGTTTGGGATCGAGGACTGTCAGGAACAGTGAAAGAAGTGACGGGACATACCGCGCGAATCAATGCCATCACCGCGTTCCCGGATGAGCCGAGATTTATCACTGCGGGCCGCGACAGACTATTGACCATCTGGGATGCGGAGAGGATTGAGCCGATCACAAATCTTTACGGGCACGAAAAGCAGGTCTTCTCGATTTCGATTTCCGAAGACGGAGATACCGTCGTCTCGACGGGTCTTGCGGGTGATTTGCGGCTTTGGCAAGGAAAGAAGTAG
- a CDS encoding WD40 repeat domain-containing protein, which produces MQDYTSASSAREVELSNGIGSDLVTTPKVGMMRARISASPVLSITLICVLSVGCGDGSNPGGAVDPYADATGSSQSDSLVTGAQSSFASGGSADIPALKEAVREITNLLNGMSNEYEGLAGSGKQSIQLTQTEQLYQKMSPIESQLSNMQAPTAEEARTLKSEVLESLLNAIKRAEIAELHLERQYDFNSFGSFASFGGRGHDISDGISIARSALNLSQRNLPVAEKLTTGPPASIGGAPPTNRSFGYLRGLGVSEAQYRSISQRSPGKDPVPWQMQADPAIYSYELSEEAALEIDVPSTDSPPSAFYTPLRILYPQMPSLVVGLGLNERTGHQRVIWELDPKKRIGVVKSLQLQDSHLMALSPDGRYFAAQPEKTNIIGLYDIDQKKPVAQTTHEVPLGGTAYLMFGADNRLVLYDGAVAKVWTVPNLELEHTIEIGRDARRSVWYPGTNWALSPGGRYLAVPGSAGFAYDIMIYDLTTGRPAAQIDMSGSRSISHVASAFSRDGTKLAVLMDGSWNTWIQIWDIVSGRLLASYENEGSLSRAVDGERKYQGPAVDWFPDGKRILLYGKGVFNTETGSGEKFLTSNVLYRIGLLSDQHIGVVQRDVFDTFDLEEVPINLTRWNSEQLASEAMVADNPFEITPTGGKNIATVTDRSQVRYVHVERQPLWNLHPDPAQNLSASTGQINGFTGQNVYHVALTPSENMAVAGYTNQAIRVWNGKTSDLDKLKSWVEYSDISSGSRPERFDFSFPSGFHGISPSGKFVVTRDLEGFNRFDLWDLESKSHVAGFFPYDQGRSDGGAPILWCEFLDDNHLYTMAEKQLTLWSIPDGKAVYEVFLDSVQNWPVFSPGRKQLALLEGGGLTVISTESGDVLARGDQLGLSGKLSAVAFSADGASLALLSSPPGGGEMAVIDTATGQPMTSFPLPMSGKTLQWYGEDFVLVDGGYLVSIDKKSVAWIYNLEGLRIASQGGERNWFLSQIKSNDPYQLLSTTLPTSQLVNALATADPPIDLLLQPGGSIALDIQVPTPPNRGGFSQEVSEAMTRQFASHNVRIDPSAPLRLVIRGEHGKTGDGISLGHYGSLFSRDSDLDEERVTWTLSIRQGEQTLWQRSSSSNNTGSVDIEDGVTGDAAIQQAATQLRERMWSNAAASLLKFQLPKYVFGQNAGRGLGSSKLGSSL; this is translated from the coding sequence ATGCAAGACTACACTTCTGCAAGTTCCGCACGCGAAGTTGAATTGAGCAACGGAATTGGGAGCGACCTCGTGACGACACCGAAAGTTGGGATGATGCGAGCCAGAATCAGTGCTTCACCAGTGTTATCGATCACTTTGATTTGCGTTCTGTCCGTTGGGTGTGGTGATGGTTCCAATCCGGGCGGAGCAGTCGATCCGTATGCGGACGCCACCGGTTCGAGCCAATCAGATTCGCTCGTGACCGGTGCTCAGTCTTCGTTTGCATCGGGCGGCTCTGCCGATATCCCAGCCTTGAAAGAGGCAGTTCGGGAAATCACCAACCTGCTCAACGGAATGAGTAACGAGTACGAAGGACTCGCTGGCAGCGGCAAGCAAAGCATTCAGCTCACTCAAACCGAGCAGCTCTATCAAAAGATGAGCCCCATTGAGAGCCAGCTCTCGAACATGCAGGCTCCGACCGCCGAGGAAGCCCGCACGCTGAAGAGTGAGGTGCTGGAGAGTTTGCTAAATGCAATCAAACGCGCGGAAATCGCAGAACTTCATTTGGAGCGGCAATACGACTTCAATTCGTTCGGATCATTCGCGAGCTTCGGAGGGAGAGGGCACGACATCAGCGACGGCATTTCGATTGCGAGAAGTGCTTTGAATCTGAGTCAACGCAATCTTCCCGTCGCCGAAAAACTGACGACAGGCCCTCCCGCCTCGATTGGTGGAGCCCCTCCCACAAATCGTTCGTTCGGATATCTCCGTGGACTGGGGGTCAGCGAAGCACAGTACCGCAGCATCAGCCAGCGATCTCCCGGCAAAGATCCAGTCCCGTGGCAGATGCAGGCGGACCCAGCGATCTATTCGTACGAATTGAGTGAAGAAGCTGCCCTCGAAATTGATGTCCCCTCGACCGATTCGCCGCCAAGCGCGTTTTATACTCCGCTGAGAATTCTCTATCCGCAAATGCCGTCGCTTGTAGTTGGTCTGGGACTCAACGAACGGACTGGCCACCAACGTGTGATCTGGGAACTTGATCCGAAGAAGCGAATTGGGGTCGTGAAGAGTCTTCAGCTTCAGGACAGCCATTTGATGGCACTCAGCCCGGATGGACGCTACTTCGCTGCTCAGCCAGAGAAGACGAACATCATCGGCCTGTACGACATTGATCAGAAGAAACCCGTCGCTCAAACAACACACGAGGTGCCGCTCGGAGGAACAGCTTACTTGATGTTCGGGGCAGACAACCGCCTCGTTCTTTACGATGGCGCAGTGGCGAAAGTTTGGACAGTTCCAAATCTCGAACTTGAACACACAATCGAAATCGGACGCGATGCTCGACGCTCCGTCTGGTATCCGGGAACGAATTGGGCGCTCAGCCCTGGCGGTCGCTATCTCGCCGTTCCGGGAAGCGCAGGTTTTGCTTACGACATCATGATCTACGATCTGACGACCGGACGACCGGCCGCACAGATCGATATGTCGGGAAGTCGCTCCATCAGTCACGTCGCTTCGGCGTTTTCGCGAGACGGAACCAAACTCGCGGTTTTGATGGATGGTTCCTGGAATACATGGATTCAAATCTGGGATATCGTCTCGGGACGCCTTTTGGCTTCCTATGAAAACGAAGGCTCACTGAGTCGAGCAGTCGACGGCGAGAGAAAATATCAGGGACCAGCTGTCGACTGGTTCCCTGACGGAAAGCGAATTCTGCTGTACGGAAAGGGCGTCTTTAATACCGAAACCGGTTCCGGGGAAAAGTTCCTGACGTCAAACGTTCTCTATCGCATCGGATTGTTGAGCGACCAGCATATTGGAGTCGTTCAGCGCGATGTCTTCGACACATTCGACCTCGAAGAAGTCCCGATAAACCTGACACGTTGGAACAGTGAGCAACTCGCATCTGAAGCGATGGTGGCTGACAATCCTTTCGAGATCACTCCAACTGGTGGGAAGAATATCGCGACGGTCACAGATCGCTCACAGGTTCGATACGTGCATGTCGAGCGGCAACCGCTGTGGAACCTGCATCCCGATCCGGCTCAGAACCTGTCTGCTTCGACGGGTCAAATCAACGGTTTCACCGGACAGAATGTCTATCACGTCGCCCTCACTCCGAGCGAAAACATGGCTGTCGCGGGGTATACCAATCAGGCGATTCGTGTCTGGAACGGCAAGACCTCCGATCTCGATAAACTGAAGAGCTGGGTGGAATACAGCGACATCTCATCAGGCTCTCGTCCTGAACGGTTCGACTTTTCCTTCCCTTCAGGATTTCACGGGATCTCTCCTTCCGGGAAATTTGTTGTCACTCGAGACCTCGAAGGCTTTAACCGATTCGACCTGTGGGACCTTGAATCGAAGAGTCACGTCGCTGGCTTCTTCCCGTATGATCAGGGACGAAGTGACGGTGGCGCCCCGATTCTGTGGTGCGAGTTTCTGGACGACAACCATCTCTACACAATGGCGGAAAAACAGCTGACGCTGTGGTCCATCCCGGACGGAAAAGCAGTTTATGAGGTCTTCCTCGACTCCGTACAAAACTGGCCAGTTTTTAGCCCGGGGCGGAAACAGCTGGCACTTCTGGAGGGGGGGGGACTCACAGTCATCTCGACGGAATCGGGCGATGTCCTCGCACGAGGTGATCAGCTTGGACTCTCAGGAAAACTGTCGGCTGTTGCGTTTTCAGCAGATGGTGCGTCGCTGGCGTTACTCAGTTCTCCTCCTGGAGGCGGGGAAATGGCAGTCATCGACACAGCCACCGGGCAACCAATGACGTCGTTCCCGCTTCCGATGTCCGGAAAAACTCTGCAATGGTACGGAGAGGACTTTGTGCTTGTTGACGGTGGATATCTGGTCTCAATTGATAAGAAATCCGTGGCGTGGATCTACAACCTCGAAGGTTTGCGAATTGCATCACAAGGTGGCGAGAGGAACTGGTTTCTCTCACAGATTAAATCCAACGATCCATACCAACTGCTGAGTACAACTTTGCCGACTTCTCAGTTGGTGAATGCGCTCGCGACAGCTGATCCACCGATCGACCTGCTGCTGCAACCGGGTGGATCGATCGCCCTCGACATTCAGGTTCCGACTCCTCCAAACCGGGGTGGGTTCTCGCAGGAAGTTTCAGAAGCGATGACTCGACAGTTCGCCAGTCATAACGTTCGCATCGATCCGTCCGCTCCGTTGAGGCTGGTCATTCGAGGAGAGCATGGGAAAACTGGTGACGGAATCAGTCTTGGCCATTACGGTTCGCTGTTCTCAAGAGACTCCGATCTCGACGAAGAACGGGTCACGTGGACACTTTCAATTCGCCAGGGCGAACAAACGCTCTGGCAGCGATCGAGTTCCTCCAACAACACCGGCAGTGTTGACATTGAAGACGGCGTGACTGGAGATGCCGCCATCCAGCAGGCAGCGACGCAGCTCCGCGAACGAATGTGGAGCAATGCTGCTGCTTCGCTTCTGAAGTTTCAGCTACCGAAATACGTCTTCGGTCAAAACGCCGGGCGCGGACTCGGGTCGAGCAAACTCGGTTCTTCACTTTAA
- a CDS encoding DUF456 domain-containing protein, giving the protein MVRLSLCVTRMIYVYIFVLFIANLCSWGTTLLMGPGNWLILLFSALYAYLLPLELEPRVGWKVVGVLAALAVLGEVIESAAGAAGVTRLGGTRRGALYSIVGAFVGTFTGAIVGVPIPFIGSVVAAVFGGALGAFGGAYLGERERLHGDRIAIGKGAFWGRLLGTFGKLIVGAIMLALVTLDSIY; this is encoded by the coding sequence ATGGTCCGCCTTTCGCTCTGTGTGACACGTATGATTTACGTCTATATCTTCGTTCTCTTCATCGCGAACCTTTGCTCGTGGGGCACGACATTGTTGATGGGACCGGGAAACTGGCTCATTCTTCTCTTTTCGGCGTTGTATGCCTATCTCCTGCCCCTGGAATTAGAACCGAGAGTCGGTTGGAAAGTCGTCGGAGTCCTCGCGGCACTCGCCGTTTTGGGCGAAGTTATCGAGTCCGCTGCCGGTGCTGCTGGAGTGACACGATTGGGAGGGACCCGGCGGGGAGCACTTTACTCCATCGTGGGAGCATTTGTCGGAACTTTCACAGGAGCAATCGTCGGCGTTCCGATCCCGTTCATTGGAAGTGTTGTTGCAGCTGTCTTTGGCGGAGCACTCGGCGCTTTCGGCGGGGCGTATCTCGGCGAACGAGAACGCCTGCATGGTGACCGCATCGCCATCGGAAAGGGAGCGTTCTGGGGACGACTCCTTGGGACGTTTGGAAAGCTGATCGTAGGCGCGATCATGCTCGCACTCGTCACGCTCGATTCCATCTATTGA